The following coding sequences are from one Eucalyptus grandis isolate ANBG69807.140 chromosome 11, ASM1654582v1, whole genome shotgun sequence window:
- the LOC120289839 gene encoding serine/arginine repetitive matrix protein 1-like, whose protein sequence is MEVAEEEQRFGEDDEHRFSGLPTKLAATTPRRLELEASPVRRLDLPPHEPRRLPPFASAVSLQSLHPRRVCSDAAPTPRQRCCNHQPLHPHRPAPPLLLVPYLPPVSTDVQQHYRSSTLPAAVAGPPRPPSPRRSIRPVTAALSKTRQTRAARFPDVLPTHVARHPEAKQTRVAHCPRCPSPTPPRLLLSRDAAPTGSTPARRCSVPATSSPHRTPSRRPCSAPVREATFDSPLRRSLAAVFLSPEL, encoded by the exons ATGGAAGTTGCAGAGGAGGAGCAGcgatttggggaagatgatgaaca CCGCTTCAGCGGTCTCCCCACGAAGCTCGCTGCGACGACGCCGCGCCGCCTGGAGCTCGAAGCCAGTCCCGTCCGACGCCTGGATCTTCCTCCGCACGAGCCCCGACGACTCCCGCCGTTCGCCTCTGCCGTCTCCCTGCAGAGCCTCCACCCGCGACGCGTCTGTTCCGACGCCGCGCCCACACCACGACAACGCTGCTGCAACCACCAACCGCTGCACCCGCACCGGCCCGCGCCTCCTCTGCTGCTCGTGCCGTATCTCCCCCCAGTCAGCACCGACGTCCAGCAGCACTACCGAAGTTCGACGCTACCCGCAGCAGTTGCCGGACCTCCTCGGCCTCCGTCCCCGCGCCGCTCGATCCGACCTGTCACTGCTGCTCTGTCCAAAACCAGGCAGACCCGCGCTGCTCGCTTCCCCGACGTCCTGCCGACCCACGTTGCTCGCCACCCCGAAGCCAAGCAAACCCGCGTTGCTCACTGCCCGCGATGCCCCTCACCGACGCCGCCGCGCCTCCTCCTCAGCCGCGACGCAGCCCCTACCGGATCGACGCCTGCACGCCGGTGCTCTGTCCCTGCCACCTCCTCGCCCCACCGGACGCCGAGCCGACGCCCCTGCAGCGCCCCCGTTCGCGAAGCTACCTTCGATTCACCTCTTCGCCGATCGCTTGCTGCTGTTTTCCTCTCGCCGGAGCTCTGA